Proteins co-encoded in one Spirosoma endbachense genomic window:
- the gcvT gene encoding glycine cleavage system aminomethyltransferase GcvT, with translation MSLKQVTLHHIHQQLGAKIVPFAGFEMPVRYSSDLEEHNTVRNGVGIFDVSHMGEFILKGEGALALIQRVSANDASVLFDGKVQYSYLPNGRGGIVDDLLVYRINSQEYMLVVNASNIEKDWNWIGQYAADYDLTMVNVSDDMCLFAVQGPLAAKALQSLTSADLDSMDYYTFEKTDFAGYANVIVSATGYTGAGGFEIYVSNHQAEGVWNAIVEAGKPYGIKPIGLGARDTLRLEMGYNLYGNDITDETSPIEAGLGWVTKFTHDFIDANLLKQQKEQGVSQKLVGFEMIDRGIPRGHYELTDADGNHIGEVTSGTQSPTLSKGVGLGYVQTAFSKAGTEIFVKVRDRLLKAQVVKPPFVKK, from the coding sequence ATGTCGCTTAAGCAAGTTACTCTCCATCACATTCATCAGCAGTTAGGCGCGAAGATCGTGCCGTTTGCGGGCTTCGAGATGCCCGTTCGTTACTCCTCCGACCTGGAAGAACATAACACCGTTCGGAATGGAGTCGGCATTTTCGACGTCTCGCACATGGGCGAATTCATCCTCAAAGGCGAAGGGGCTCTGGCTTTGATTCAGCGCGTTTCGGCCAATGATGCCAGTGTGCTCTTCGACGGTAAGGTTCAGTATAGTTACCTGCCCAACGGCCGGGGTGGCATTGTCGATGACCTGCTGGTTTACCGGATTAATTCGCAGGAATACATGCTCGTTGTCAATGCGTCGAACATTGAAAAAGACTGGAACTGGATCGGTCAGTATGCCGCTGACTATGACTTAACGATGGTCAACGTATCCGACGATATGTGTCTGTTCGCCGTTCAGGGGCCATTGGCGGCCAAGGCATTACAGTCGCTCACGAGTGCAGATCTGGATTCGATGGATTATTATACCTTCGAAAAAACCGACTTTGCCGGTTATGCCAATGTCATTGTATCGGCAACGGGTTACACGGGCGCGGGCGGATTCGAAATCTACGTATCCAATCACCAGGCCGAAGGTGTCTGGAATGCCATTGTGGAAGCCGGAAAGCCCTACGGCATCAAACCCATTGGGCTTGGCGCACGGGATACGCTCCGGCTCGAAATGGGCTATAATCTCTATGGCAACGACATCACCGACGAAACTTCACCTATTGAAGCGGGCCTTGGCTGGGTAACAAAATTTACCCACGACTTCATTGATGCCAATTTGCTGAAACAGCAGAAAGAACAGGGTGTCAGTCAAAAACTGGTTGGCTTCGAGATGATTGACCGGGGTATTCCTCGTGGCCACTACGAACTGACCGACGCTGATGGCAACCACATCGGCGAGGTGACCTCCGGAACACAATCGCCCACGCTCAGCAAGGGCGTTGGTTTGGGCTACGTTCAAACTGCATTCAGCAAGGCCGGCACTGAAATTTTTGTTAAAGTCCGCGATCGGCTTTTAAAGGCCCAGGTCGTGAAACCTCCTTTCGTAAAAAAATAA
- a CDS encoding 2-phosphosulfolactate phosphatase, translating into MKQIDVCLTPDLLHLHTIENTIVVVADVFRATSCMVTAFAYGVKSIIPVATVDECRQWQERGFLAAAERNARKVEGFELDNSPFTYMDEQIRGADVAMTTTNGTLAITRSRGAVKVLVGSFLNLDAIARYLKTEPYDVMVLCAGWKGRVNMEDTLFAGALIDRLKESYAMAEDSVIMAWRLYGQGKDNLPSYLSNSSHIRRLQRLGIQKDITYCLQHDLYDVVPVLRGNALVSMEV; encoded by the coding sequence ATGAAACAAATTGACGTTTGCTTAACTCCTGATTTATTACATCTCCACACGATAGAAAATACGATTGTGGTGGTTGCCGATGTATTCCGGGCGACTTCATGTATGGTAACCGCTTTTGCCTACGGTGTCAAGAGCATTATACCGGTAGCAACGGTCGACGAATGTCGGCAATGGCAGGAACGCGGTTTTCTGGCGGCAGCCGAGCGCAATGCCCGTAAGGTAGAAGGTTTTGAATTAGACAATTCGCCGTTTACCTACATGGACGAACAAATTCGTGGCGCTGACGTAGCCATGACGACCACAAACGGCACGCTGGCCATTACGCGCTCGCGGGGAGCGGTGAAAGTACTCGTCGGTTCATTCCTGAATCTGGATGCGATTGCGCGCTATCTGAAAACCGAACCTTATGACGTAATGGTCCTGTGTGCGGGTTGGAAAGGACGCGTCAATATGGAGGATACGCTGTTTGCCGGTGCCCTGATCGACCGATTGAAGGAAAGCTATGCAATGGCCGAAGATAGTGTGATTATGGCGTGGCGGCTCTATGGCCAGGGAAAAGATAACTTGCCCAGTTACTTATCGAACTCTTCCCATATCCGCAGATTGCAGCGGCTGGGGATTCAGAAAGACATTACCTATTGTTTACAACACGATCTTTACGATGTCGTTCCGGTTTTGCGGGGCAATGCACTGGTTAGTATGGAGGTATAA
- the acpP gene encoding acyl carrier protein has protein sequence MKERVTEILKNFGVAETAVTNEVHFVRDLGLDSLDTVDLIMQLEQEFGIRIPDEDYAKLTTMQNVLDYLQHEQRVSVTA, from the coding sequence ATGAAAGAGCGTGTTACAGAGATATTGAAAAACTTTGGCGTTGCAGAAACCGCCGTTACGAACGAGGTACACTTTGTTCGCGATCTTGGACTTGACAGTCTCGACACTGTCGATTTGATTATGCAGTTGGAACAGGAGTTTGGTATCCGGATTCCCGATGAAGACTACGCGAAACTAACCACCATGCAGAACGTTTTAGACTACCTGCAGCATGAACAGCGTGTGTCAGTAACGGCATAA
- a CDS encoding TolC family protein, with the protein MKSQLVTILAFCAIGVAQAQNQTGTITAPEDLKALVQQANTNYPTLKQQQQQIQAGEVRVDIARTSMRPSVNLNGNYTYITPVPQFAIPLNGQEVVAKLAPNNSINTNVSIGQTIYDFGRTDASVRQAADNVQILRRNYELTQQSLAYQVAAAYYGVGFLQRSLIVQDSVIRTASANVRLLSNRLQNGDALEYDVLTEAVRVKVAQNRKIEIQNQLEKQLATLTYLTGNPQPETNRAIEQFQLGVQSVPVSLFDLNGQFQTASVGNKTVLLAQDQVKAAETDVLVNNRSGQPSITFNGTAGFKNGYPLEVEQLRGNTTAGINFVAPIYSGKRYKLQNQAAQLNLNASRYAVETANAQLRQSIALLNADIRSNQTRLANLETQVLQAHKALDIANARLRNGVITNVELQSAETGVEEAELGRLTFQYQLLLNQLELKRLLGEPLF; encoded by the coding sequence ATGAAATCGCAACTAGTAACTATACTCGCCTTTTGCGCAATCGGTGTTGCGCAGGCTCAGAACCAGACAGGGACGATAACCGCCCCCGAGGATCTGAAAGCGTTGGTGCAGCAGGCAAATACAAACTACCCAACGCTGAAACAGCAGCAACAGCAAATACAGGCGGGTGAAGTACGGGTCGATATTGCCCGGACGTCGATGCGTCCCAGCGTGAATCTAAACGGTAACTATACCTACATAACGCCGGTGCCGCAGTTTGCTATTCCGCTCAATGGGCAGGAAGTCGTAGCCAAATTGGCTCCCAATAACAGCATCAACACCAACGTATCGATTGGGCAAACAATTTATGATTTTGGGCGTACAGATGCTTCCGTTCGGCAGGCAGCCGACAATGTGCAGATACTGCGCCGGAATTACGAGCTAACGCAGCAATCGCTGGCCTACCAGGTGGCGGCTGCCTATTATGGTGTTGGTTTTCTGCAACGTAGCCTGATTGTTCAGGATTCGGTGATCAGGACGGCCAGTGCGAATGTACGGCTGCTGTCGAACCGGCTCCAGAACGGCGATGCGCTCGAATACGACGTGTTGACGGAGGCTGTACGAGTGAAAGTGGCGCAGAACCGGAAAATTGAAATTCAGAATCAGCTGGAAAAACAATTGGCCACCCTGACCTACCTGACCGGAAATCCTCAGCCTGAAACGAATCGGGCTATCGAACAATTTCAGTTGGGTGTTCAGTCGGTACCTGTATCGCTGTTTGACCTGAACGGCCAGTTCCAAACAGCCTCGGTTGGTAACAAAACCGTTCTGCTGGCTCAGGATCAGGTAAAAGCGGCCGAAACGGACGTGTTAGTCAACAATCGCTCGGGACAACCCAGTATAACGTTCAATGGTACGGCCGGCTTTAAGAATGGCTATCCACTTGAGGTTGAGCAACTTCGGGGTAACACGACGGCGGGGATCAATTTTGTCGCTCCTATTTATTCCGGGAAACGGTATAAACTCCAGAATCAGGCTGCGCAGTTGAATCTGAATGCAAGTCGTTACGCGGTTGAAACGGCTAATGCTCAACTTCGGCAGAGTATCGCCCTATTGAACGCCGACATTCGCAGTAATCAGACCCGCCTGGCCAACCTCGAAACGCAGGTTTTGCAGGCACACAAAGCCCTCGATATTGCCAATGCCCGACTGCGTAATGGTGTTATTACCAATGTTGAACTACAAAGCGCTGAAACAGGAGTAGAAGAAGCTGAACTAGGTCGATTGACTTTTCAATATCAACTATTGCTCAATCAACTGGAGTTAAAACGACTGTTGGGGGAACCATTGTTTTAG
- a CDS encoding DHA2 family efflux MFS transporter permease subunit — MATQTLALPAQPALPTGFKRWIIVITAISAAIVELIDTSIVNVGLTDIAGNLGVTIEDVAWVVTSYAIANVIVIPMTGFLQRYFGRKSYYIGSIILFTISSYGCGFATNLEMLIFFRFLQGVGGGALLSTSQGLIYDAFPASQRAVASAIFGMGIVLGPTLGPTLGGYIIDNYHWSWMFYINVPIGIIATFLSITYIDKKPDEVNINRRGIHIDQIGILLLTVGIGSLQYVLERGEADDWFDDAAIRYLALIAAFTLPFFIWWELRGTKEPVVDLRVMKNRNLTIGSILVVIVGYGLFTSVLLYPLFAQRIVGLTATQTGKLLIPGGFITLPMFALTGRLLAKGVSPRLIVSLGYVAFGSFCFIMSTYNADASDGDFITALIIRGIGLALVNVPLINQSVSTLEPRQMPTGIAIVNMMRQIGGAFGVAITNTYVTQRTALHRSDLVSHLQPGSPALTERLNAMTQGLIAKGVNSIDAVSGAYKNLDAIVSRQALMISYLDTFRLAGLFFVVSFPLLFLLKKKKMSAEAAKAAADAAH, encoded by the coding sequence ATGGCAACTCAAACATTGGCCCTTCCGGCACAACCGGCTTTGCCAACGGGTTTTAAACGGTGGATTATCGTGATCACGGCTATTTCGGCAGCTATTGTCGAGCTGATTGACACATCCATCGTCAACGTTGGTCTGACGGATATTGCCGGTAATCTGGGCGTTACAATCGAAGACGTAGCCTGGGTCGTTACTTCCTACGCTATCGCCAACGTCATTGTGATACCAATGACTGGTTTTTTACAGCGCTACTTTGGCCGAAAATCATATTACATCGGTTCCATTATTCTCTTCACGATATCGTCGTACGGATGTGGTTTTGCGACCAATCTGGAGATGCTGATCTTTTTCCGTTTTTTGCAGGGCGTCGGGGGCGGTGCCTTACTTTCGACCTCGCAGGGGCTTATCTACGATGCCTTTCCGGCCTCGCAGCGGGCGGTGGCATCGGCTATATTCGGTATGGGAATCGTGCTTGGTCCAACACTTGGCCCAACGCTTGGCGGCTATATCATCGATAATTACCACTGGAGCTGGATGTTCTACATAAACGTCCCGATCGGCATTATCGCTACGTTTCTGAGCATTACCTACATCGATAAAAAACCCGACGAAGTCAATATTAACCGGCGTGGTATTCATATTGACCAGATTGGCATTTTACTGCTGACAGTCGGTATCGGGAGCCTGCAATATGTGCTGGAACGGGGCGAAGCCGATGACTGGTTCGATGATGCAGCGATTCGGTATCTGGCTCTGATTGCGGCTTTCACATTACCATTCTTTATCTGGTGGGAGTTGCGGGGCACTAAAGAGCCGGTTGTTGATCTGCGGGTGATGAAAAATCGAAACCTCACTATTGGCTCTATACTGGTTGTCATAGTCGGTTACGGTCTGTTTACATCGGTGCTTCTCTATCCGTTGTTTGCCCAGCGCATAGTTGGGTTAACGGCCACCCAGACTGGTAAGTTGCTGATTCCGGGTGGGTTCATAACGCTGCCTATGTTTGCGCTTACCGGCCGTTTACTGGCTAAAGGTGTATCGCCGAGGCTGATTGTGAGTTTAGGCTACGTGGCTTTTGGCTCGTTCTGCTTTATCATGTCGACCTACAATGCCGATGCGTCGGATGGCGATTTCATTACAGCGCTCATCATTCGCGGTATTGGCCTGGCTCTGGTCAATGTACCACTGATTAATCAGTCGGTATCGACGCTGGAGCCCCGACAAATGCCCACCGGTATTGCCATTGTGAACATGATGCGGCAGATTGGTGGTGCCTTTGGGGTGGCCATCACAAATACCTACGTGACGCAGCGCACAGCCTTGCACCGGAGCGATCTTGTCTCGCATCTACAGCCTGGTAGCCCCGCACTGACCGAGCGACTCAATGCCATGACGCAGGGATTGATAGCTAAGGGAGTTAATTCGATCGATGCGGTATCGGGTGCTTATAAAAACCTCGATGCCATTGTTTCACGGCAGGCGCTGATGATCTCTTATCTGGATACATTCCGGCTGGCTGGGTTATTTTTCGTGGTGTCGTTCCCACTCCTGTTCTTACTGAAGAAGAAAAAAATGTCTGCCGAAGCGGCTAAAGCTGCTGCCGATGCAGCCCACTAA
- a CDS encoding HlyD family secretion protein: MATTMATEEETTTEEKSAVKTYLPRIIIALILLVGGYFGYKAYVHSKEYETTDNAQIEGNSAPVLARVAGYVQAVNVEDYANVKQGQSLVTIDPQEYDVALAQADADYQQSLADLATARADLQNALANARNVVQNARVAQSNAQVQASRRDKAQQDLNRDQNLYKEQSLTRKQLEDSQNNVEVQSRQYTANVEQISLAKTSEGVAQAGIAKAQANIQKIQAVLKVKQAAIDNAKLKVGYAHLAAPISGKIGRKNVVVGQYVQPGQTLFTIVADSTFWVVANFKETQLEKMKLGQAVDIKLDAYPDLDVKGRISSLSEATGARFALLPPDNASGNFVKITQRVPVKIEILNPEKYKNELRAGLSVDAEVRVAN; the protein is encoded by the coding sequence ATGGCAACCACAATGGCAACCGAAGAGGAAACAACTACGGAAGAAAAAAGCGCGGTAAAGACCTATCTGCCCCGCATCATTATAGCGCTAATTTTACTGGTAGGTGGATATTTTGGCTATAAAGCCTATGTCCACAGTAAAGAGTACGAAACAACCGATAATGCCCAGATTGAGGGCAATTCAGCGCCAGTACTGGCCCGTGTGGCGGGTTACGTACAGGCTGTAAATGTAGAAGACTACGCGAATGTAAAACAGGGACAGTCACTCGTTACAATCGATCCGCAGGAATATGACGTAGCGCTGGCACAGGCCGATGCCGACTATCAGCAATCGCTGGCGGATCTGGCCACGGCACGCGCCGATTTGCAGAATGCGCTGGCCAATGCCCGTAATGTGGTGCAAAATGCCCGTGTTGCTCAGTCGAACGCACAGGTGCAGGCGTCACGTCGCGATAAAGCTCAGCAGGATTTGAATCGGGACCAGAATCTGTACAAAGAGCAATCGCTGACCAGAAAACAACTGGAAGATTCTCAGAACAATGTTGAAGTGCAGTCGCGCCAGTATACCGCTAATGTTGAGCAGATTAGCCTCGCTAAAACGTCAGAGGGAGTCGCGCAGGCCGGTATTGCCAAAGCACAGGCTAACATTCAGAAAATTCAGGCCGTATTGAAGGTGAAGCAGGCGGCTATTGACAATGCGAAACTGAAAGTTGGCTATGCCCATCTGGCTGCTCCGATTTCGGGTAAAATTGGCCGTAAGAATGTAGTTGTTGGTCAATATGTGCAGCCGGGGCAGACCTTGTTCACGATCGTTGCCGACTCGACATTCTGGGTTGTGGCTAACTTCAAAGAAACCCAGCTGGAAAAAATGAAACTCGGTCAGGCAGTCGATATCAAGCTGGATGCTTACCCTGACCTTGACGTAAAAGGTCGTATCAGTTCGCTTTCGGAGGCAACGGGTGCCCGGTTTGCGCTTCTTCCACCCGACAATGCATCAGGTAACTTCGTGAAAATCACGCAGCGTGTTCCGGTAAAGATCGAGATTTTGAATCCGGAAAAGTACAAAAATGAATTGCGGGCCGGTTTGAGCGTCGATGCTGAAGTGCGGGTAGCCAACTAA
- a CDS encoding MarR family winged helix-turn-helix transcriptional regulator, protein MIVERDKKAFDYKYFWSYRERAFGRLMGRLKRHFDLIIEPRLHELGFTDFKLSYMGFLANLTPEGITNNELAKRACVTKQAMSKVVSLLESEGYIHMEKNHNDSRSSVIYLSDRGKALLQAVFESVEDIQQQFIGVVGEDRWEQMIDTMVVLVNHIDQEGDHQ, encoded by the coding sequence ATGATCGTGGAAAGAGACAAAAAAGCATTTGATTATAAATATTTCTGGTCCTATCGAGAGCGCGCCTTCGGGCGCTTGATGGGTCGGCTGAAGCGTCATTTTGATTTAATCATCGAACCCCGTCTCCATGAGTTGGGATTCACGGATTTTAAATTGAGCTATATGGGGTTTCTGGCTAACCTAACCCCCGAGGGCATAACAAATAACGAACTGGCGAAACGCGCGTGCGTAACGAAGCAGGCCATGAGTAAAGTAGTTAGTTTGCTGGAAAGCGAAGGCTACATTCATATGGAGAAAAACCACAACGACTCACGGTCGAGTGTCATTTACCTGAGCGATCGTGGCAAGGCTTTGTTGCAGGCCGTTTTTGAAAGCGTAGAGGATATTCAGCAACAGTTTATCGGTGTTGTTGGTGAGGATCGCTGGGAACAAATGATCGATACAATGGTTGTTCTGGTGAATCACATTGATCAGGAAGGCGATCACCAGTAG
- a CDS encoding NAD-dependent succinate-semialdehyde dehydrogenase gives MTFSSINPYNQRKLNTYRADSIASIERKVKQADRAFADWSALSLADRIVFLRKVGEYLTANKQRYGELMTAEMGKTLREAITEIEKCAISCAFYADHAAAFLADQSIESSDGPAARSVITYQPLGPVLAIMPWNFPFWQAMRFAIPGLLAGNVGLLKHAPNVPGCALAIEETFRESGLPDGVFQTLLVDVPVVETLLKDRRVKAVTLTGSGRAGASVASIAGSQIKKSVLELGGSDALIVLADANLEKAAEIAVKSRMQNAGQSCIAAKRFIVEKSVKKQFTELVLQQIQQIRQGDPMNDATTMGPMARLDLADNIERQYRETIAKGARLITGSKGSAIQRSGCNVQPILLDKVKPGMAAFDEETFGPLAVIIEAKDESDAIRLANQSDFGLGSALWTQDMDKADRLARQIQAGSVFINGLMRSDARVPFGGIKTSGFGRELSEAGIKEFVNVKTIWVER, from the coding sequence ATGACATTTTCGTCAATCAATCCCTACAACCAGCGCAAACTAAATACATACCGCGCCGATAGCATTGCCAGCATTGAGCGTAAAGTAAAACAAGCCGACCGGGCATTTGCCGACTGGTCGGCTTTGTCATTAGCAGATCGTATTGTCTTCCTCCGCAAAGTCGGCGAGTATTTAACTGCCAATAAGCAACGGTATGGGGAGTTAATGACCGCCGAAATGGGCAAAACACTCCGGGAAGCCATTACCGAAATTGAAAAATGCGCCATTAGCTGTGCCTTCTACGCCGACCATGCAGCGGCCTTTCTGGCCGACCAGTCCATCGAATCCAGCGATGGTCCGGCCGCCCGTAGCGTGATCACCTATCAGCCGTTAGGACCTGTATTGGCCATTATGCCCTGGAACTTCCCGTTCTGGCAAGCCATGCGGTTTGCGATTCCGGGGTTGCTTGCAGGCAATGTTGGCTTACTGAAACATGCGCCCAACGTTCCGGGCTGTGCATTGGCCATTGAAGAGACGTTCCGGGAGTCGGGCCTGCCCGATGGTGTTTTTCAGACACTGCTGGTTGATGTTCCTGTTGTTGAAACGTTACTGAAAGACCGACGGGTAAAAGCCGTTACACTCACAGGCAGTGGGCGGGCCGGTGCATCGGTAGCGTCTATTGCTGGTAGTCAGATCAAAAAGTCGGTACTGGAACTCGGTGGCTCCGACGCGCTCATTGTGCTGGCTGACGCCAATCTGGAAAAAGCCGCTGAAATAGCCGTTAAATCCCGGATGCAGAATGCCGGGCAGAGTTGTATTGCGGCCAAACGGTTTATCGTCGAAAAATCAGTCAAAAAACAATTTACAGAACTGGTACTTCAGCAAATCCAGCAGATCAGGCAGGGCGACCCGATGAACGATGCAACTACGATGGGACCAATGGCCCGGCTCGATCTGGCCGACAACATTGAGCGCCAGTACCGCGAGACCATTGCCAAAGGAGCCCGGCTCATTACGGGTAGCAAGGGTTCTGCCATCCAGCGGTCGGGCTGCAATGTTCAACCCATTTTACTGGATAAGGTAAAACCGGGCATGGCCGCCTTTGACGAAGAGACCTTTGGCCCGCTGGCCGTCATCATCGAAGCAAAAGATGAATCCGACGCTATCCGGCTGGCCAATCAGTCGGACTTTGGTTTAGGTTCGGCCTTATGGACCCAGGATATGGACAAGGCAGATCGGCTGGCCCGGCAAATTCAGGCGGGTTCGGTGTTCATCAATGGGCTCATGCGGTCAGACGCCCGTGTTCCGTTTGGCGGTATTAAAACATCGGGCTTTGGTCGCGAACTCTCAGAAGCCGGTATAAAAGAATTTGTAAACGTCAAGACGATATGGGTCGAACGCTGA
- a CDS encoding NAD(P)H-dependent flavin oxidoreductase, with amino-acid sequence MQWKNNLTRLLSIEYPVIQAPMLGVSTPEMAAAVSNQGGLGSLPVGGLSPQRTTELIQQTKQLTNKPFAVNLFAHSIPAIDQSTAEAMQAYLETVCLANQIPYTKLALNDLHFYSYKDQIDVLIQEKIPIVSFTFGILDDESIQSLKAAGCLLNGTATSVKEAELLTEKDIDIISVQGIEAGGHRGTFLTDDPLPMVGLMSLLPLIADRVSKPLLAAGGIHNGQTIKAAFDLGASGVQVGTAFIASPESVAIPAYKERLQRSSETDSVLTRSFSGRWARGISNTFMREIDKSGLSIPEYPIQNSLTTALRVAAQRQNNAEFTNMWAGQLASASEAKPAADIFRKLIAQTEALF; translated from the coding sequence ATGCAATGGAAGAATAACCTAACCCGTTTATTATCGATCGAGTATCCAGTTATACAGGCCCCAATGCTGGGCGTTTCCACCCCGGAAATGGCCGCTGCTGTTTCCAATCAGGGAGGGCTTGGTTCACTGCCGGTTGGGGGTTTGTCGCCCCAACGAACAACAGAACTCATCCAGCAAACAAAGCAACTAACCAACAAGCCGTTTGCCGTAAACCTCTTTGCTCATTCGATACCAGCCATTGACCAATCTACCGCAGAAGCCATGCAGGCTTATCTGGAAACGGTATGCCTGGCGAATCAGATTCCGTATACAAAACTGGCGCTGAATGACTTACATTTTTATTCATACAAAGACCAGATCGATGTACTGATTCAGGAAAAAATTCCCATTGTCAGTTTTACGTTTGGCATTCTGGATGACGAATCGATTCAGTCGTTGAAAGCTGCCGGATGCCTGCTTAATGGAACGGCTACTTCCGTAAAAGAAGCCGAGTTGCTTACGGAAAAAGATATTGATATTATTTCGGTTCAGGGCATCGAAGCCGGAGGCCATCGGGGAACGTTTTTAACGGACGACCCGCTACCGATGGTCGGGCTTATGTCGCTGCTTCCGTTGATAGCCGATCGGGTTTCGAAACCCTTACTGGCCGCTGGCGGTATCCATAATGGGCAAACCATTAAAGCTGCTTTTGATTTGGGAGCATCGGGTGTACAGGTTGGAACGGCTTTCATCGCCAGTCCTGAAAGTGTGGCCATACCGGCCTACAAAGAACGACTTCAGCGATCGTCGGAAACCGACAGTGTTTTGACACGTTCTTTTTCTGGCCGATGGGCCAGGGGAATCAGCAATACCTTTATGCGTGAAATCGATAAATCGGGGCTTTCGATTCCGGAATATCCCATACAAAATAGTCTGACAACTGCCTTGCGAGTTGCCGCTCAACGGCAAAATAATGCCGAGTTTACAAACATGTGGGCCGGTCAGTTGGCGTCGGCATCCGAAGCGAAGCCCGCTGCCGACATTTTCCGGAAACTTATCGCGCAGACCGAAGCTTTATTTTAG
- a CDS encoding HAD family hydrolase, producing MTPTQPVKALFLDIGGVLLTNGWDRNARRRAAELFGLDYEQLNERHHLTFDTYESGKLSLDDYLKRIVFYEKRSYSPLEFTRFIMEQSEPYPDMIQLVSQLKQEYGLKLLAVNNEGREINAYRIRQFGLDTFFDAFVSSCYVHLRKPDTDIFQLALDVAQVEPDQVVYVDDRLMFVQVARTLGMHCIQHTSHDSTRDKLASLGLVLGHRSE from the coding sequence ATGACGCCGACGCAACCTGTCAAAGCGCTCTTTCTGGATATAGGTGGAGTATTATTAACAAATGGCTGGGACCGAAATGCCCGACGACGGGCAGCTGAGCTATTTGGGCTGGATTATGAACAACTCAATGAGCGGCACCACCTGACGTTCGATACGTATGAATCGGGTAAATTGAGCCTGGATGATTACCTGAAACGAATTGTTTTTTACGAAAAGCGCTCCTATTCACCGCTTGAGTTTACCCGGTTTATTATGGAACAGTCGGAGCCCTATCCGGATATGATCCAGTTAGTGAGCCAGTTAAAACAGGAATATGGCTTAAAGCTGCTGGCCGTAAATAACGAAGGACGGGAGATCAATGCGTATCGTATCCGGCAGTTTGGTCTGGATACGTTTTTCGACGCATTTGTGTCATCGTGCTATGTACACCTGCGCAAGCCCGACACCGATATTTTTCAGCTAGCCTTGGACGTAGCGCAGGTAGAGCCCGATCAGGTCGTTTACGTCGACGACAGGCTGATGTTTGTGCAGGTGGCCCGAACACTCGGTATGCATTGCATTCAGCATACGAGCCACGATTCGACCCGTGACAAATTAGCCTCATTGGGGTTAGTTCTTGGGCACCGCTCAGAATAA
- a CDS encoding SCP2 sterol-binding domain-containing protein, with translation MTLQELTDQIRTKATHADSLNATAKLVTDQGVVYIDATQSPVVVSNDDKPADCDLHVSVDNLVKMGTGDLNPMMAFMTGKLKVKGDMGIAMKMGQVMA, from the coding sequence ATGACTTTGCAAGAACTAACGGATCAAATCCGAACCAAAGCCACCCACGCCGACAGCCTTAATGCCACGGCAAAGCTCGTAACCGATCAGGGCGTTGTTTATATCGATGCGACTCAATCGCCTGTAGTTGTCTCCAACGACGATAAACCCGCCGATTGCGACCTTCATGTCAGCGTGGACAATCTGGTAAAAATGGGCACCGGCGACCTCAATCCGATGATGGCCTTTATGACCGGTAAGCTCAAAGTAAAAGGCGATATGGGTATTGCCATGAAAATGGGGCAGGTAATGGCCTAA